From Anaplasma ovis str. Haibei:
ACGGTATTTTCAGACACGAATGTATTGGTGTGCGGGCAGGAAATATTTGCACAAGGACAGCCCGCAGGGCACATGTTATCCACGCTTGGGCATTGGGGCTTGTGCCTTTTGGAGGTTGAAAAAATTACTGATGGCTGCAATATAGAAAGCGGAGGAACCCACCTAAAAATTTATGGGTAGCAGAACAAGGCAGCGGGAGTATTGCGCCTTAGTGCGCTTCTATGTTCCAGCGGTTACAAGGTGGCACTTTGCATGCCATTAGGACATGTACCGAAAAACAGCTATTAGTGCTGCCTGGGCACGGTGCGGCTACAGGGCAGGGGAGGGGTTTACCCCCGCATCTTGCCTATGTCATCGCCGTGATTCCACTTACGCCAACGCGACCACACCTTTATTGGGTGTGGCCCCAAATTCCCGCTTTTGGTGCAGTTCCCACATGCCTGGTCATATGCTGGTAGGCGCCTTGTGTCGCCATGGGCGCGGCTTTGCCAACTTCAGCATGTATAGCTAAAACTCGAGCCTAAGTCCCAGATTCCCACCAAAGTAAGAGAGCTTAAGAGCAACATCAGCAAAATCGCTTCCTCGGTCTGCCTGCGCATCTCCCAGCACGTGCTCGACAACAAATCTTCTATAACGCACCTCACCGGGCACCTTGTGGACAAAGGCCTCCAAGTTTACCGAGACTCTTTGCGTAAGTACGTAGTTCACCCCTAAGCGTGCTCTATATGCAAGGCTCCAGAGAGCGTTACCAGATATGTCGACTAAATTCCCACCAACGCTGCCGCAAGCATACGGAGTGAGACGCCCCGAGAATGCACTCGTTGGGGCATCGTAACACGCACTGAACATGGCTGCCGTGGTTTCTACATCGTTTACCTCCACTACCGCGGAGACCTCTCCGACACCGTCCACTGCTTTGCTGAGCAACTTAGCCGCGGTGAGTCTATCCTCGCTGCTAAACAGTGCAAGCCGTTCCGCTGCACTCTCGGCGTTATACTCAGCGTCATCGTGCCCATCAACGGAAACTTTGTATATTGCGGTTTCTATATCTAAGCTGTCGTCTGATGGGTCTATAACTAGCCCATCCTGGCATCCTGTACAGCTTTCCAGAGCTTCTGCAATGCTGCTACTGCTGCCATTGTAGGCAAGGGCGTAGGTGAGGTTCTTGAGCAGCAGGAAAAAACCAGCCCCGCCTGCGGACTCATCATTGATTTTTACAGGGAATCTTCTCCCCTCCATTCCGAACTCAAATCTCATTCTACCTGTGGCGTATCCTGCGGACCACCCGAGCGCCGGGAAATCTCCACATCCGAAGCTTATGTCTGGATTTGGTGACTCCCAATCAAAACTTTCTATCTCCGCCAGCAACTCATCGTGCTCAGCACTATGGGTGTGGCGCAAAGGTAACACCCCCGCAGTTTTACCGTCGATAGTTCCTAATTTTAGATCTCTCACGGAACTACGTGCCCAGCCCGCTGTGCCAACTACGTATACGCGCCGCGTACCCGCCCCTTTATGCTCGATACGTCCTGCACCAAACGCAACACATGCAAACAGGCACGCCGCAGCTGAGCACGCGCATGCAAACAAAGCGACCTTCCCCTTATCTAACAAAGCAACCGCGTTCATAGGCAAACTCCCCACCACCAGCATATACAACCGGACCGAGTCCAGTGTTTGGGATTCTACCAGCTTCACCGCGAACATTGCAAGATGAATTTATGTTTTTTCAAGCAATTGCACGGTAAACCACACATTTTTCGGATACATTATATATGTGCTTTATGCAACGTGCTGGTTGCAATAAGAAATGCGGGTGGTGCAGGATTTGGTTACCTTAGGTTCACGTTCTTGGACTGCAGTCTTAACTCAAATCATGAAAATGCGCGCACCACAGGTCCCATTTCTGTCGATTACACAACTATGCATACCGCCGCAACTACACCGGGAGCAACGGCTCTACTGCCCCCGGAATTTTTGTGGTTGACTGTGCTAAATTGAGAAGCTTGCTCCAATATTAAGGCCAAGGTTTTTTAGCCGGAATGTAGACGAAATGCGGCTGGCCGATTTTGAAATGCCGCCAGCTACGGAGTCCGTATCTATATCATGATGCTTCACGTTGCCAAATACGCCCTGCAGAAATGCACCCGCTATGAGGTGGACACGAGGTGTCAGTGCGTAACGCGCGCCGCCCTTTACTTTGTACACAAGATGTGTTGCGGTTTCACCTGACATGCCCATGAACCCCCAGCCAACGCCAGCACAGGCGTAAGGTATCAATCTCGCTCCTGGAACATATGTAGGAACATCGCGACAAACATTTAGGGTAACAGATGTTGAAGTAATGTCACTAATTCTGGCAACAGTAGCACCTTCCACGTTCCTGACAAAACTACTCGCAACTCTTGCCACACCCTGTGTGCTTAGCCCTGCTATTTTTTTAGCTACCAACTCCGGGCTGTACTTGTACTTTTCTGCGCCTCTACCTGCGACAAGGTGCCGCACCGCACTCCTTGGAAATTCGGCCTTGGGGTTTTTTTGCATGCTCCGCATCATATCCACAAAGCGCTGCTCAACGCCTGCCTTTAGTGCCAGCTCAATTTCTTCAATGCCCGATATTGCCGACTTGATTTTCTGTATATCACCTCCCGTGTGTAGAAAAAGTGCACTTTCTATGGCATGAGAATCGCGCTGTGCTATTGCATGCGCAAGATCCCGGATGACAAGAAATGTCCTACTATTGCCCACCTCATCAGTTTTTACCGGGAATACTTCTCTTCCTACGTTAAGTTCTACCCTGAAGTTTTGCATATTGAGTCCTACTGCGCCTTCAAGTGCTGGAAAGCTACTATTCTCAAACTCTACAGTAGAATCCAATATGTCCCAGTCAAATCTCTCAGACACAGTTCCAAGCCCGCTGTAGTAGGTAAGTATACCTGCCGGGTTCTGCCCGGAGTCTTTCAGTTTGAAGTTTTGTACGCTGCCATATGAGGGGTTAAGTGTCAATCCAGCGTAGAGCCCGCCTTGCTGTTCCCAATCTGAGGTATATGCCAACGCCACGGATGGTAACGCAAAATTCAGGCACACAGCGGATAAGGCCACAGTGCCGGCCAGAAAAGACCGAGCATAATTTACAAAAACGACGCCCATAAGCGACTTCCTCCTGTATTCAATGATATGCTGATAATAAGGGACTAGTGTGTTCCTCATGCAACATTTCTAGCGCACATAAACTGAAGATTCCTTTTATTTTAGTTGGCGTAGTGTCTTAATTGCAGCCTTGGACGTGTCAGCTGTGATGTTGCAAAAATCTCGCATTCAATAAAAGGTCGTAATATTGCGCGAATCGCACACACTTAAACCTGCTGCGCGGTATGTTGAGCAATTACATACTAGGAGGCAGGAAAGTCGCAGCTATAGCCCTACAAATATTTATATTGGTACTTTATATATGTAATCACGTGCACGCGCTGACAATTACACTTGTGGATATATTGTCAATGTACAAAATACGAGACAGATTTTTTTTAATTTGTGCTTTATGTGCACTATCTCCCACCCAAATGTCACCAACCTTGCGCTCCGGTGTCTATAACCTCGTGTTGACTTGCCATGATTTACGTACTTGTTTACATGCTTGAAGCTCTTTACGCCCTCTGTGGCCCTGCCGTGCTAGCCAACCGCGCTACTATCCGCACAGTGTGGCATCATCTA
This genomic window contains:
- a CDS encoding P44/Msp2 family outer membrane protein, which encodes MNAVALLDKGKVALFACACSAAACLFACVAFGAGRIEHKGAGTRRVYVVGTAGWARSSVRDLKLGTIDGKTAGVLPLRHTHSAEHDELLAEIESFDWESPNPDISFGCGDFPALGWSAGYATGRMRFEFGMEGRRFPVKINDESAGGAGFFLLLKNLTYALAYNGSSSSIAEALESCTGCQDGLVIDPSDDSLDIETAIYKVSVDGHDDAEYNAESAAERLALFSSEDRLTAAKLLSKAVDGVGEVSAVVEVNDVETTAAMFSACYDAPTSAFSGRLTPYACGSVGGNLVDISGNALWSLAYRARLGVNYVLTQRVSVNLEAFVHKVPGEVRYRRFVVEHVLGDAQADRGSDFADVALKLSYFGGNLGLRLEF
- a CDS encoding P44/Msp2 family outer membrane protein; its protein translation is MGVVFVNYARSFLAGTVALSAVCLNFALPSVALAYTSDWEQQGGLYAGLTLNPSYGSVQNFKLKDSGQNPAGILTYYSGLGTVSERFDWDILDSTVEFENSSFPALEGAVGLNMQNFRVELNVGREVFPVKTDEVGNSRTFLVIRDLAHAIAQRDSHAIESALFLHTGGDIQKIKSAISGIEEIELALKAGVEQRFVDMMRSMQKNPKAEFPRSAVRHLVAGRGAEKYKYSPELVAKKIAGLSTQGVARVASSFVRNVEGATVARISDITSTSVTLNVCRDVPTYVPGARLIPYACAGVGWGFMGMSGETATHLVYKVKGGARYALTPRVHLIAGAFLQGVFGNVKHHDIDTDSVAGGISKSASRISSTFRLKNLGLNIGASFSI